One Deinococcus sp. LM3 genomic region harbors:
- a CDS encoding response regulator: MTEPVEILLVEDNPADVMLTREAFEDAQFPHRLHHARDGLDALNFLRRAGPHPQAPRPDVILMDLNMPRMTGLELLDILKEDASLRSIPVIVLTTSRAESDIWRSYNLHANAYIPKPVSLLEFEDVIRTLGNFWFRKVALPHPPEAD, translated from the coding sequence ATGACCGAACCCGTCGAAATTCTGCTTGTCGAGGACAACCCGGCCGACGTGATGCTCACGCGGGAAGCCTTCGAGGACGCCCAGTTCCCACACCGCCTGCACCACGCCCGCGACGGCCTGGACGCCCTGAACTTCCTGCGCCGCGCCGGCCCGCACCCCCAGGCCCCGCGCCCGGACGTGATCCTGATGGACCTGAACATGCCCCGCATGACCGGCCTGGAACTGCTGGACATCCTGAAAGAGGACGCCAGTCTGCGCAGCATCCCCGTGATCGTCCTGACCACCAGCCGCGCCGAGAGCGACATCTGGCGCAGCTACAACCTGCACGCCAACGCCTACATTCCCAAACCCGTCAGCCTGCTGGAATTCGAGGACGTGATCCGCACCCTGGGGAACTTCTGGTTCCGCAAGGTCGCCCTGCCCCACCCGCCCGAAGCCGACTGA
- the pdxY gene encoding pyridoxal kinase PdxY, whose product MTGTPQNILSIQSWVSFGHVGNAAAVFPLQRLGFEVWAIHTVQFSNHTGYGAWTGAVFPPEAVADLIDGIEARGVLPECGAVLSGYMGSEGTVAAVVDAVRRVRTANPEALYACDPVMGDVGRGVFVRPELPDLIAAQAIPEADIVTPNQFELELLTGVTVDTLEHALDAARALRERMRAGGPRVVLLTSLVRSGAPENSIETLAVTDDGAWLCRTPLLPLDPPRNGTGDAIAALFLGHYLKSGQAAQALSLSMSALFGLLSRTHAAGTREIQLVAAQDEFVKPARLFEAQQVG is encoded by the coding sequence ATGACGGGCACGCCGCAGAACATCCTGAGCATTCAGTCGTGGGTCAGTTTCGGGCACGTGGGGAACGCGGCCGCCGTGTTTCCCCTGCAACGCCTGGGCTTCGAGGTCTGGGCGATTCACACGGTGCAGTTCAGTAATCACACCGGGTACGGCGCGTGGACGGGCGCGGTCTTCCCGCCCGAGGCGGTCGCGGACCTGATCGACGGCATCGAGGCGCGCGGGGTGCTGCCGGAGTGCGGCGCGGTCCTGAGCGGCTACATGGGCAGCGAGGGGACGGTCGCGGCAGTCGTGGACGCCGTGCGGCGCGTGCGCACTGCGAACCCGGAGGCGCTGTACGCCTGCGATCCCGTGATGGGCGACGTGGGGCGCGGGGTGTTCGTGCGGCCGGAACTGCCAGACCTGATCGCGGCGCAGGCCATTCCGGAGGCGGACATCGTGACGCCCAACCAGTTCGAGCTGGAACTCCTGACCGGCGTGACGGTGGACACGCTGGAGCACGCGCTGGACGCGGCGCGCGCGCTGCGGGAGCGGATGCGGGCGGGTGGGCCGCGCGTGGTGCTGCTGACCAGTCTGGTCCGCAGCGGGGCGCCCGAGAACAGCATCGAGACGCTGGCCGTCACGGACGACGGGGCATGGCTGTGCCGCACGCCGCTGCTGCCGCTGGACCCGCCCCGCAACGGCACCGGGGACGCCATCGCCGCGCTGTTCCTGGGGCATTACCTGAAGTCCGGTCAGGCCGCGCAGGCGCTGAGTCTGTCCATGAGCGCCCTGTTCGGCCTGCTGAGCCGCACGCACGCCGCCGGCACCCGCGAGATTCAGCTGGTGGCCGCGCAGGACGAGTTCGTGAAGCCCGCGCGGCTGTTCGAGGCCCAGCAGGTCGGATAG
- a CDS encoding Ppx/GppA phosphatase family protein has translation MRVAVADVGTNSSHLLIAEAAQGDAGGFRVLDALKDRTRLGECLDGAGNLSPEGEDRLASALTRFRELASAAGVAEVHVYATSALREAPNGAEVAGRMLARTGVYPAIISGEREGELTYLGAAHAVELGEDNVLLDLGGGSLEFVRGDGQGPRDVLSLPLGGIRMTGAFIRSEPAARREVQALADAVRAALSPYAERFRVRPGTRVVLSSGTAEGAAAAIVARRGAGGGAGSGGDGPEGVNGVSFTVAELGALLEHVRGLKVAARARIPGLERRAETVVAGLATLHAALTVLGASEVTVSEGALREGMLIEELSRFQAYRSALSARQRSVLGTAERFGANLSHSRQVAALSRALLDALHAAGEPVDHEDRSLLTAAGALHEVGQIVAQSAHHKHSAYLIRHAELRGFSPREIELIAQLARYHRKSPPKPSHAEFMALGSEDRARVTRLAAVLRVADGLDRSHAGGSRLEGLRRAADGSWELRVSGATPLDLAGARDKADLWARVFGPLTLRAP, from the coding sequence ATGAGAGTCGCCGTTGCGGATGTGGGCACGAATTCCAGTCACCTGTTGATTGCCGAGGCGGCGCAGGGGGACGCGGGGGGCTTCCGGGTGCTGGACGCCCTGAAGGACCGCACGCGGCTGGGCGAGTGCCTGGACGGGGCGGGGAACCTGTCGCCGGAGGGTGAGGACCGGCTGGCGTCGGCCCTGACGCGGTTCCGGGAGCTGGCGTCGGCGGCGGGCGTGGCCGAGGTGCACGTGTACGCCACGAGTGCGCTGCGTGAGGCGCCGAACGGGGCGGAGGTGGCGGGGCGGATGCTGGCCCGGACGGGGGTGTACCCGGCGATCATCTCGGGGGAGCGTGAGGGGGAACTGACGTACCTGGGCGCGGCGCACGCGGTGGAGCTGGGTGAGGACAACGTGCTGCTGGACCTGGGGGGCGGCAGCCTGGAGTTCGTGCGCGGGGACGGGCAGGGGCCGCGTGACGTGCTGAGCCTGCCGCTGGGCGGGATCCGCATGACGGGGGCGTTCATCCGGTCCGAACCGGCGGCGCGGCGGGAGGTGCAGGCGCTGGCCGACGCGGTGCGCGCGGCGCTCTCGCCGTACGCGGAGCGGTTCCGGGTGCGGCCCGGCACGCGGGTGGTGCTGTCGAGCGGTACGGCCGAGGGGGCGGCGGCCGCCATCGTGGCGCGGCGCGGCGCGGGGGGCGGTGCGGGCAGCGGCGGGGACGGGCCGGAGGGCGTGAACGGCGTGAGTTTCACGGTGGCCGAGCTGGGCGCGCTGCTGGAGCACGTGCGGGGCCTGAAGGTGGCGGCACGGGCGCGCATACCGGGCCTGGAGCGGCGCGCGGAGACGGTCGTGGCGGGTCTGGCGACGCTGCACGCGGCGCTGACGGTGCTGGGGGCGTCCGAGGTGACGGTCAGCGAGGGGGCGCTGCGCGAGGGGATGCTGATCGAGGAACTGTCGCGGTTCCAGGCGTACCGGTCGGCGCTGAGTGCGCGGCAGCGGAGCGTGCTGGGCACCGCCGAGCGTTTCGGCGCGAACCTGTCTCATTCGCGGCAGGTGGCGGCGCTGTCGCGGGCGCTGCTGGACGCGCTGCACGCGGCGGGCGAGCCGGTCGATCACGAGGACCGCAGCCTGCTGACGGCGGCGGGCGCGCTGCACGAGGTGGGGCAGATCGTGGCGCAGAGTGCGCACCACAAGCACTCGGCGTACCTGATCCGGCACGCGGAACTACGCGGCTTCAGTCCGCGTGAGATCGAGCTGATCGCGCAACTGGCCCGCTACCACCGCAAGAGTCCGCCGAAGCCGTCGCACGCGGAGTTCATGGCGCTCGGTTCGGAGGACCGGGCGCGGGTGACGCGGCTGGCGGCGGTGCTGCGCGTCGCGGACGGCCTGGACCGCTCGCACGCGGGCGGATCGCGACTGGAGGGACTGCGCCGCGCGGCGGACGGCAGCTGGGAACTGAGGGTGTCGGGGGCCACGCCGCTGGACCTGGCGGGCGCGCGGGACAAGGCGGACCTGTGGGCGCGGGTATTCGGGCCGCTCACGCTGCGCGCTCCCTGA